One window of Quercus robur chromosome 5, dhQueRobu3.1, whole genome shotgun sequence genomic DNA carries:
- the LOC126725804 gene encoding protein NUCLEAR FUSION DEFECTIVE 4: MPKLVLKAGSRPPWVGLAAAVWVQIAAGNSYNFPLYSSEIKSVLGYNQQQITILGVANDIGESVGILPGIACNKFPPWFLLLVGTVLCFFGYGVLWLSVSQTVENLPYWLLWIALCIATNSNAWFGTAVLVTNMRNFPLSRGTVAGILKGYIGLSAAVYTVIYDMVLNSSSSKLLLFLAIGLPVLCLALMYFIRACTPASGEDSSEHVHFLFTQGASVLLAIYLLSTTVIGDTVSLSGTISYILVAIMVILLMAPLAIPVKMTLFPAKKLSSAVNSSDNLVEGEGGSTQTNPLLTPSSSAAYLGSFYENEEASDVETLLAVGEGAIKKKSRPRRGEDFKLREALVKADFWLLWFSYFLAVGTGVTVLNNLAQIGIALGDDDTTLLLSLFSFCNFVGRLGSGVISEHFVRSRTLPRTFWMICAHIFMIVSYLLYALGLSGTLYAATALLGICYGVQYSIMVPTASEIFGLRHFGIIYNSMALGNPIGAVLFSALLAGYIYDAEAAKQGSSTCLGPNCFRLTFLILAGLSGLGTILSIILTIRVRPVYQMLYAGGSFRHPQSSNH, from the exons atgccaaaacTAGTTCTGAAAGCTGGAAGCAGGCCACCATGGGTGGGTTTGGCAGCTGCTGTATGGGTCCAAATAGCTGCTGGAAATTCCTACAACTTCCCACTCTACTCTTCTGAAATCAAATCAGTTCTGGGTTACAATCAGCAGCAGATTACAATACTTGGAGTGGCCAATGATATTGGAGAGAGTGTGGGTATTCTTCCTGGTATTGCCTGCAACAAGTTCCCACCTTGGTTTCTGCTTTTGGTTGGTACtgtgctttgtttctttggaTATGGTGTTCTATGGCTTTCTGTCAGTCAGACTGTTGAAAACTTGCCTTACTGGCTG TTATGGATTGCACTATGTATCGCCACCAATAGCAATGCATGGTTTGGTACAGCTGTGCTTGTAACCAACATGAGAAACTTCCCTCTAAGTAGGGGCACTGTGGCTGGTATTCTCAAAGGTTATATTGGACTCAGCGCTGCAGTATATACAGTGATATATGATATGGTACTTAACAGCTCTTCTTCAAAACTGTTGTTGTTCCTTGCGATTGGGCTTCCTGTTTTATGTTTAGCCTTGATGTACTTTATTCGGGCTTGTACTCCAGCATCCGGAGAAGACTCTTCAGAGCATGtccattttcttttcactcaAGGTGCTAGTGTTTTGCTTGCTATCTATCTTCTCTCAACTACAGTGATAGGTGACACAGTTTCTCTAAGTGGCACTATTTCCTACATTTTAGTTGCCATAATGGTCATCCTTTTAATGGCCCCCCTTGCAATTCCTGTGAAAATGACACTTTTCCCTGCAAAGAAACTTTCCTCTGCAGTTAATTCTTCAGACAATTTGGTTGAGGGAGAAGGTGGTTCAACCCAGACAAATCCTTTGTTGACACCTTCTTCATCAGCTGCATATCTTGGAAGTTTCTATGAGAATGAGGAAGCTTCAGATGTGGAAACACTTCTTGCTGTTGGGGAGGGGGCAATCAAGAAGAAAAGCAGACCTCGTAGGGGGGAGGATTTCAAGCTTCGTGAAGCTCTTGTCAAGGCTGATTTCTGGCTTCTTTGGTTTTCATATTTCCTTGCAGTTGGTACAGGAGTAACAGTTCTCAATAATTTGGCTCAGATTGGGATTGCATTAGGTGATGATGATACCACGTTATTGCTGTCTCTCTTCAGCTTTTGCAATTTTGTGGGTCGTCTTGGCTCAGGTGTCATTTCTGAACACTTTGTCAG GTCGAGAACACTTCCTCGCACATTTTGGATGATATGTGCACATATTTTCATGATCGTATCATACCTTCTATATGCGTTAGGCCTCAGTGGTACTCTCTATGCTGCAACTGCTTTGCTGGGAATCTGCTATGGTGTTCAGTATTCTATAATGGTCCCGACTGCTTCCGAGATTTTTGGGTTAAGACATTTTGGTATAATTTACAACTCCATGGCATTAGGCAATCCAATTGGTGCAGTCCTTTTCTCAGCTCTGCTTGCTGGTTATATATATGACGCTGAAGCTGCTAAGCAAGGATCGTCTACCTGTTTAGGTCCCAATTGCTTCAGGCTGACATTCCTGATTCTAGCTGGCCTTAGTGGGCTGGGCACCATCTTGAGCATAATTCTGACAATTAGAGTACGACCAGTTTACCAAATGCTTTATGCTGGGGGTTCTTTCCGACATCCTCAAAGTTCAAACCACTGA